In the Candidatus Buchananbacteria bacterium CG10_big_fil_rev_8_21_14_0_10_42_9 genome, one interval contains:
- a CDS encoding DNA recombination protein RmuC, translated as MVFLKLSKLSGPRNDNGESLVMLQNQLSEMRKTLDSKLSESAQMMQRQFGQSAKIITDVAERLTKLDETNKQVLNFSDQLQNLQDILKNPKQRGIFGEYYLETLLKNAFQPKQYQMQYKFKDGEIVDAVLFMGEKIIPIDSKFSLENYNRIVEEKDSAKHKELETAFKNDLKKRIDETAKYIRPQEDTTEFAFMFIPAEGIYYDLLVNKVGAIKVNTRDLIDYAISEKKVHIVSPTTFYVTLQSMWQGMRAYEIQESTKEILKNVGLLSRHIRSYEDYMKKLGTHLGTTVNAYNSAYKEFAKIDKDVVKLTGGEKSVDPVQLDKPAVE; from the coding sequence ATGGTCTTTTTGAAATTATCAAAACTTAGCGGGCCTAGAAATGATAACGGGGAGTCGTTGGTGATGTTACAAAATCAGCTGTCCGAAATGAGAAAAACACTAGACAGCAAATTGTCGGAATCAGCCCAGATGATGCAAAGGCAGTTTGGGCAAAGCGCCAAAATTATCACGGATGTGGCTGAGCGACTAACCAAATTAGACGAAACTAATAAACAGGTTTTGAATTTTTCCGATCAGCTGCAAAATTTACAAGACATTTTAAAAAATCCCAAGCAGAGAGGAATTTTTGGGGAATATTATCTGGAGACTTTGCTAAAAAATGCATTTCAGCCCAAACAATACCAAATGCAGTATAAGTTTAAAGACGGCGAAATAGTCGATGCCGTTTTGTTTATGGGCGAAAAAATTATTCCGATTGACTCAAAATTTTCGTTAGAAAACTATAATCGCATCGTGGAAGAAAAAGATTCGGCTAAGCACAAAGAATTGGAAACAGCTTTTAAAAATGATTTGAAAAAGCGCATTGATGAAACCGCGAAATACATCCGGCCACAGGAAGACACAACTGAATTTGCTTTTATGTTTATTCCGGCCGAAGGAATTTACTACGATTTATTAGTTAATAAAGTCGGCGCTATCAAAGTTAACACTCGCGATTTGATTGATTATGCGATTTCTGAAAAAAAAGTACATATTGTATCGCCAACTACTTTTTATGTTACGCTACAATCAATGTGGCAGGGGATGCGGGCGTATGAAATTCAAGAATCAACTAAAGAGATTTTAAAAAACGTGGGCCTGCTGTCCCGGCATATTAGGTCGTATGAGGATTATATGAAAAAATTGGGTACTCATTTGGGTACGACAGTTAATGCTTATAATAGCGCTTACAAAGAGTTCGCTAAAATTGATAAAGATGTTGTGAAGTTAACCGGCGGAGAAAAAAGTGTAGATCCTGTGCAACTTGATAAGCCGGCCGTAGAATAG